From Aedes albopictus strain Foshan chromosome 1, AalbF5, whole genome shotgun sequence, one genomic window encodes:
- the LOC109397201 gene encoding traB domain-containing protein: protein MSSPISSASEYNSALDDTINSSLSPEQLDFSLTESDIENVNISKEWNDLMNPNQRKNPDARESSRLLLDSLKNNNMNNAGPPQKSPSKSLNNETLDSTLSTVSLDMSGVGSANGSSTLSFVSSSDETGSGLLMSDEEVSITTTTNGGDPVTTGSSSSVTAPKPSPVSGATGGGGDDSLTAKDSKDTTHNVSLLPADDDQPTEPGHSQSQKDAIKIYSSLEEFDKNLPDTVTLLTTPHGSKVYLVGTAHFSESSQNDVSLVMRNVQPNVVMLELCPSRVHILKYDEKALLEEAKDINLAKIQSIVKTNGTINGLFYILLLNMSAKITKKLGMAPGGEFRRAVDEASRIPDCLIQLGDRQINITLQRALRGLSLWQTVKLIPKLLIMDDDITAEEVEQCKQKDLLEEIMLEMAGEFPAFGRVFVEERDLYLCHSLQLAALRQELPNGTVRPVNVVGVVGIGHAAGIVKQWGKVESSAIASILTIPPASFSHRAAKFVLKYGTLGLCAYGVFRFVRPRLSKWL, encoded by the exons ATGTCCTCCCCGATTAGTTCCGCCTCTGAGTACAACAGTGCCCTAGACGACACCATCAACTCGTCGCTCAGTCCAGAACAGTTGGATTTCTCGCTGACGGAATCAG atATTGAAAACGTGAACATTTCAAAAGAGTGGAACGACCTTATGAATCCCAATCAGCGAAAGAATCCAGATGCTCGTGAGTCTTCCCGGTTGCTGCTGGACAGTCTGAAGAACAACAACATGAACAACGCAGGACCGCCGCAGAAAAGCCCTTCCAAATCTCTGAACAACGAAACCTTGGACAGCACACTGAGCACGGTCAGTTTGGACATGAGTGGAGTCGGATCCGCCAATGGGAGCTCCACGCTTTCGTTCGTGTCCAGCTCGGATGAGACTGGATCCGGGCTGTTGATGAGCGACGAGGAGGTAAGCATTACCACCACCACCAATGGTGGTGACCCAGTGACGACTGGGAGCAGTTCGAGCGTTACGGCTCCGAAGCCATCGCCCGTCAGTGGAGCGACCGGAGGCGGTGGGGATGACAGTCTGACCGCCAAGGATTCCAAGGACACTACGCACAATGTATCGCTGCTGCCGGCGGATGACGACCAACCGACGGAACCGGGACACAGCCAAAGTCAGAAG GACGCCATCAAGATCTATAGCAGTTTGGAGGAATTCGACAAGAACCTACCGGATACAGTGACACTCCTTACCACGCCCCACGGCAGCAAGGTCTACCTGGTGGGAACGGCCCACTTTAGCGAGAGTTCTCAAAACGACGTCTCCTTGGTGATGCGCAACGTTCAGCCCAACGTGGTCATGCTCGAGTTGTGTCCATCGCGTGTTCACATCCTAAAATACGACGAGAAAGCCCTCTTGGAGGAAGCCAAGGACATCAACCTGGCCAAAATCCAGAGCATCGTCAAAACCAACGGTACCATCAATGGGCTTTTCTATATTCTCCTGCTAAACATGAGCGCCAAAATCACCAAGAAGCTAGGCATGGCTCCCGGAGGTGAATTCCGCCGGGCCGTGGACGAAGCCTCTCGCATTCCAGATTGTCTGATCCAGCTGGGCGATCGACAGATCAACATTACTTTGCAGAGGGCCCTACGAGGTCTTTCGCTGTGGCAAACAGTGAAGCTGATTCCAAAGCTCCTAATCATGGACGACGACATCACCGCGGAAGAGGTGGAGCAGTGCAAgcagaaggatctcctggaggagatCATGCTGGAGATGGCCGGGGAGTTCCCTGCTTTCGGGCGGGTTTTCGTCGAGGAACGTGACCTCTACCTGTGCCACTCGCTGCAGTTGGCCGCCCTTCGACAGGAACTTCCCAACGGAACGGTGCGACCGGTGAACGTGGTCGGAGTCGTCGGAATAGGGCACGCCGCCGGAATTGTGAAACAGTGGGGCAAAGTGGAGAGTTCGGCGATTGCCTCAATCTTGACCATTCCACCGGCCAGCTTCAGCCACCGGGCGGCCAAGTTTGTGCTCAAGTACGGCACGCTGGGTCTGTGCGCCTATGGGGTGTTCCGGTTCGTGCGACCGCGGCTAAGCAAGTGGTTATGA